GACGGTCCTGAGGGAACCTCGAAAGCCTCCGGGGACGGTGACGCCACAGTGATGTCAGGGGCCCGGTAGACCAGCGTGGGGACCCGCCCGGCTGCTGTCGCCTGCGCAGAGGCGACGCGCCTCGCGACTGATGTGATCTCAAGGAGGCCCACATGACCCAGACGATCCAAGCCATGCTTCAAACCCATCCACAACCGGAACTGGCCTTTGATCCGCAGGCCCTGGCGGAGTGCATCGCCGCCTGCCTGGAATGCGCGCAGGCTTGTACTGCCTGCGCTGACGCCTGCCTGGGCGAGCAGGAACACCTGGCGCACATGGTGGGCTGCATCCGGCGGAACCTCGACTGCGCGGATGTATATGTGGTCACAGCAAAAGTGGTGTCCCGCCTGACCCACCCGGATCAAACCGTGCTGCGTGCCCAGCTGCAGGCATGTATGGCCGCCTGCGAGGCCAGCGGTGACGAGTGTGAGCGGCATGGTCGGGACATGGACATGAAGCACTGCGCGGTCTGTGCTGAGAGCTGCCGGCGTTGTGAGGCTGCCTGTGCCCGCCTGGTCAGCGTGATGGCGGCCTGAAGCCCAGGCCAGGCGTGGACCTCGGACTGAATTCCGGCGTGTCAGCGGGGACCATGGCCTGGTCTACTTTTGATTCAGAAAGGTCAACAAAGCCTGGGCGATGGCCTGCGCCATACGTTCCTGGTACGCCGGCTGAGCCAGTTTCGGACCTTCGACTGGGTGGGTGCCGAACCCGAGCTCAATCAAAATGGCGGGGGTAGTCGGGTTGCGGATGACGTAGAACGCGTCGGTCCGGACGCCACGGCTGACAGCTCCAGTGGCCCGGATCAGGTTGGCCTGGACCTGCTGGGCGAGCTGCCGGGAAAACGAAAGTTTGGCCTGCGCGAGGATGTCCCCCAGCATGCCCTGGGCGCTGCTGGTCATCCGCCGCGTGAGAGCCTCACCTGCCTGACCGCCGCCGTTCTCGAAGACCGCGGTGCTCCGTCCCTGGCCGGCCATGGGCTGACCGAAGTAGAACGTCTCAATGCCCTGGGCGTTTGGTCCCGAAGCGTTCGTGTGGATGCTGACAAAGGCACTCACGGTCCCGGTGGTGGCCAGGCGAGAGCGCATGTCCAGGTCCACCTGCTTGTTCAGGCTCAGGTGGCGGTCGGTGCTGCGCGTCATGATGACGTCGACTCCGTGCTCCCTCAGTTTCTTGCGCACCAGCAGGGCGACGGCCAAGTTGACGTCCTCTTCGCGCACCCACTGGCTGGCCATCCCGGAGTCGTTGCCCCCGTGCCCTGGGTCGAGCACCAAGAGCGGCCGGTTGAGGGGCCTGGTGCTGGCCGGGCGGGTCACGGCGGCAGGTGCCGGCTTGGCCACTGTGGGCTTGATGGCCGGGACCTTTGCTGTAGTGGTGGGCTTGGCCGGCACATTTGCGGTGCTGGTGAGCACGTCGATGACCAGGCGGGCGGGCTGGCCCCCGGCTGCGGGCAGCACGGAAACTTTGGCTTTGGTGTGTCCGGGCGCCAGGGTGACGCGCACAGTGCGGCCCTGGACGGCGTACGCTTTCACGCCTACGAGCGTCAGGGCTCCGCTTTCGGAAGGCAGTGCGGCCCCGAGAGTGACTGTGGCCGTCTGGCCGGTCACCTTCAAGGCTGCGGTGGTGGGGGCGGGCAGCGGGAACACCAGGCGGGAGTAGCCCTCGTGGATCCCGAGGCGTGGGGCCGCCACGGCCGCGGCAGCGAGGGTCAGGGTGACCAGGAGCCCCAGGAACCACTGGGAGGGTCTAAAGGGGGGCCGTTCCGAATGGGCTGCGGGCGAGCGCCTTTTCAGGCTCACGAAGGGAACCTCAACGGCGTCGAATCAGCAGGGGGCAGCAGCACGGGCCCAGTGTAAGGGCCATTGGCCGGGTTCAGAGCAGCATGGAGATGACCTTCTGACCAACAAGATTCTCAGGGAACCTTTACAGAGGCCTGAAACGGTGAAGGCACCGC
This region of Deinococcus humi genomic DNA includes:
- a CDS encoding four-helix bundle copper-binding protein; the protein is MTQTIQAMLQTHPQPELAFDPQALAECIAACLECAQACTACADACLGEQEHLAHMVGCIRRNLDCADVYVVTAKVVSRLTHPDQTVLRAQLQACMAACEASGDECERHGRDMDMKHCAVCAESCRRCEAACARLVSVMAA
- a CDS encoding N-acetylmuramoyl-L-alanine amidase family protein, whose protein sequence is MSLKRRSPAAHSERPPFRPSQWFLGLLVTLTLAAAAVAAPRLGIHEGYSRLVFPLPAPTTAALKVTGQTATVTLGAALPSESGALTLVGVKAYAVQGRTVRVTLAPGHTKAKVSVLPAAGGQPARLVIDVLTSTANVPAKPTTTAKVPAIKPTVAKPAPAAVTRPASTRPLNRPLLVLDPGHGGNDSGMASQWVREEDVNLAVALLVRKKLREHGVDVIMTRSTDRHLSLNKQVDLDMRSRLATTGTVSAFVSIHTNASGPNAQGIETFYFGQPMAGQGRSTAVFENGGGQAGEALTRRMTSSAQGMLGDILAQAKLSFSRQLAQQVQANLIRATGAVSRGVRTDAFYVIRNPTTPAILIELGFGTHPVEGPKLAQPAYQERMAQAIAQALLTFLNQK